TTGAGCACCGTTAAATTCAGTCTTCAATCCACCTGTTTTTTCTAATAAAGAACGTTTTACAACAACGAAGTGTGTAATGTAATTGTGGTTTAAAATCAACTCAGAATTCCATTTTGATTTATAGAATGCATTGAAACGTTTGCCGCTTTCAGTGACTTTATCTTCATCTGTGTAAATAAAATCGATTGTTTGATCTTCATTTAACGCTTTTACTACTTCATATAATGCTTGCGGTGCTAGCTCATCATCATTGTCCATAAAACCGATGTAATCACCTGTGGCAATCGTTAATGCTGAGTTTGTTGCTTCTGAGATATGACCATTTTCTTCACGATAAATGACTTTGATCCGATCATCTGCATCTGCGTATTTTTTTAGTAATGGTTTGATATAATCACTTGGTGAAGCATCATCTGCTAAACATAATTCCCAGTTTTCATAGTATTGATTTTGCAGTGAAGAGACACAAGCATCCAACCATTTTTCTTCCACATTATAGACTGGCACAGCTACAGAAATTTTAGGTTGGAATTTAAAGGTCTTGATTTCTTCTAAAATTGCCGACGGATCAACTGGTGTTTCTTGTTGCTCCTGGCGTTTAAAATACCACTTCACAGAGCCAATCAAGCCCCGTGTCTGCATAGAACGCATTGCACGTTGGATTTTATTACCTGGCTGTACCATGTTTGGTTTCTCTAAACGGTATTGTAATTTACGACCATTATCGGCAGAAACATTCAATGTATAAGTTGGCTGATCTTCTGGATCGATCACCTCGATTACAAAACCATACTCTTGGTCGCCTTTTAGTTCAAACATATCGATAACATCTCTACGGTATTCTGTTGTTACAGAATAGTCAACAGTCGTTTCAGCTGATACTTTAAAGGAAACTGGTAGTTTGTCTTCTTTAGAATATGCCCAGCCACGAATCACGGTCTTTTTCTCCTCAACATGACGAACGATGTCATCGATATTAAGTGAAACAAGTGAATCAAATTTACTGATTGAAACTTTTTTATATTTTGTCATTTGTTTTTCACTCACCATTAATTCTGTATTTTTTGACTGATTATTTTCTGCCTGCTGTGTAAGAGCATAATCAATCAGTCCATGAACCACATCAGAAAAATTACCTTCGTATTTATAATCTATCGTAATCGTCATCGTTTTTCCAACGATAGCTTTATTATTTACTTCCATAACAGGAACTTGAGTGTCAGAGAAAAAATACTGTGTTTCTTTGTTATAGACTGCATTTGTTGCACTTGGTTGGATTACCTTACCATCGACGGTCAATTCTACATCTACTACTGTTCCAGTCAAACTCGGGAAAATTTTCAATAATTTGATATTTTCTGGTATCTCGATCGTAAAGGTTTTATTTTCACCAGACACGTTATTCAGTTGAACGTCAAATTCTTTTTGCTCTTCTTCACCGCAGTCATATAAAAAATGGATATTCTTTCTATAGCTTGAATTCTCTGGTATTGTGCGGATTGGATGCTCCACAGCTTCAGCAGAAAGTGCGTAGAAATACTGATAGACTTCCCCAAATGGACGCGCTTTAAATACGGCACGTGCTTCCACTGGCAAGTCTTCATAATTGGATTCTAATTCATTATAACCAACTTCGTTGATTGTAAAATCTTCTTTGGCAATAAATAAACCAATTTCATCGAAAAGTTTTTCAAAACCGCTTTGGACGAAGAAAGACTTATGTGTTGCATCTAACAATCCTGTTTCGCGCCAGTCTAATTTATTATTGAATAGATCGATCAAAACGGAATTATGTGCAATATTTGGAAAAGTGATCAAAATTTGACCTCCTGCACTTAAAAAAGGTTTGACTTTCATAAGTGCATTTTTAGGATTCATCAAATGCTCTAACACATCCGCAAAAATAATGTAATCAAAGGTTTGACCTTCAAAATGTTTCGTCCAAGCTTCTTCGTCAATGTTCCCATAAAAGCCGTCATTAGAAAACTCACTGACATGATCATACAATTCTTTGTCCAGCTCAACGATTGCTACATAACAATTCTTTTCTTCCATCAAATATTTCGTCATTCGCCCATTTCCCGGACCAAATTCTAATACTCGACTGTTTTCTTTAATTTGAGCAACGATTTTACCAACACTAGTACTCTCGTCAACTTCCATTTCAAAATCATATTTCATCTTTAATAGTATCCTTCCATTCATGATCTAAAATGACAATG
This sequence is a window from Enterococcus sp. 7F3_DIV0205. Protein-coding genes within it:
- a CDS encoding glycosyltransferase; translation: MKYDFEMEVDESTSVGKIVAQIKENSRVLEFGPGNGRMTKYLMEEKNCYVAIVELDKELYDHVSEFSNDGFYGNIDEEAWTKHFEGQTFDYIIFADVLEHLMNPKNALMKVKPFLSAGGQILITFPNIAHNSVLIDLFNNKLDWRETGLLDATHKSFFVQSGFEKLFDEIGLFIAKEDFTINEVGYNELESNYEDLPVEARAVFKARPFGEVYQYFYALSAEAVEHPIRTIPENSSYRKNIHFLYDCGEEEQKEFDVQLNNVSGENKTFTIEIPENIKLLKIFPSLTGTVVDVELTVDGKVIQPSATNAVYNKETQYFFSDTQVPVMEVNNKAIVGKTMTITIDYKYEGNFSDVVHGLIDYALTQQAENNQSKNTELMVSEKQMTKYKKVSISKFDSLVSLNIDDIVRHVEEKKTVIRGWAYSKEDKLPVSFKVSAETTVDYSVTTEYRRDVIDMFELKGDQEYGFVIEVIDPEDQPTYTLNVSADNGRKLQYRLEKPNMVQPGNKIQRAMRSMQTRGLIGSVKWYFKRQEQQETPVDPSAILEEIKTFKFQPKISVAVPVYNVEEKWLDACVSSLQNQYYENWELCLADDASPSDYIKPLLKKYADADDRIKVIYREENGHISEATNSALTIATGDYIGFMDNDDELAPQALYEVVKALNEDQTIDFIYTDEDKVTESGKRFNAFYKSKWNSELILNHNYITHFVVVKRSLLEKTGGLKTEFNGAQDYDFVLRATENAENIAHIPGMMYHWRAIESSTALNPESKGYAYVAGQRAVQAAMDRRNIKANVEIAEFYGSYKINYIYDTVPKVSIVITNDTADINDYLKKLLEKTIYENYDIVLPKSMKERVKSSSNKLIYSEGQTRDELVQSSTGEYTVLLDAGLVPTKSNWLVEMMNMIQQPTAGIVTGRVVDHRYRIENIGISIDTEKKRLIYPEQGTPGKSLGYYYRIALPRNVQAVSEACMILRKADYLAVSGITEEFGKDIMGADLSLKVAKELDKKIIYCSYAIFKAEEKNQTLDKKGNFKALTDKWSEQDLVDIYKNPKRQ